From Falco naumanni isolate bFalNau1 chromosome 4, bFalNau1.pat, whole genome shotgun sequence:
TACAGatacttttctttcactgttgcTTTCAGTTGTTTGTAAGAGTTCATTTCTGGAATATCAAACATTTATAAATAGCTGCCGGCTGTAAACAATTACTTTACTAGGAGACAACCACTTTGTCAGAGACATTACAATTTCGACTTCAGACAAGACTTTACTTGATCATTATTAGGAAAAGACAGGTCTCGCAAAGGCAATAATGAatgctttcaaattaatttttcttactgctgttTCCCAGAAGAATCACACATCATTCCCATACtagtttagttttaaaaagacagaaggcGTTATATTAAATGCATTCATATAGCTATATAGTTACCTTCAATTTTACACGCATGGATTCTCCATGAGAAGAAATGCTAGCCACTATTGGCAGGGCaaagtttttataaaaataaattaaaacaaatgtctgTCTGCAGGCTCAACATTCCCACCAACATAATGGGAATATAGACAGCCACATACCTGTCATTACGTAGAGGAACAGAAGTTCCCTTTGGGGAGagttttaaataagtttttaatAAGTTTTAATAAGTTTTAAATAAGTATCTGCATTTGGTCATATTTCTAACATTACTACAGTGACTTAGCACTTTTAGTAAAGAAAATCACGGGAACGGACAGGGACCCCCCCAACAGCTACTACAGAAAACTGGGTCAGTGACAAAGGACAAAAGCCCTAGCTCTGGTGAGATCCAGCAAGTGTTAACTACGGAAGACTGCTAAGAACGTTAAATTTTTATGGAAGCTGCACTGGCACGCTGCAAACTGCGGCCGGCGTTCCCTGTCACTGCCGGCAGGGCCCCAGGCTTGGTGCAAGGCACAGCGGCGGAAGCACCGGCATCACCACGCTGCAGgagggaccgggaccgggaccgggaccgggaccgggaccgggaccgggaccggccGCTGCGAGGGGGCTGAGGGCCCCCCCCGGGCACTGAGGGCCGGAGGGCCCGACGGCTCCACGGCCgcccgctcccctcagccccgccgGCCGGAAGTGAGGGGCCGGCCCGCGGCGAGGCACCGCCCCCAGCGCGCGCACGCCCCCCCGGGCATGCGCAGCGGGGAGGGGCAGTGCCGGGGCgcgcccgcggccgccgccaTGGTGTACATCTCCAACGGTGAggggccgcggggggcgggcggggggcgcgggcagAGCGCTGCCAGagcagccccgggcccggcgcGCTCCTGCGGCCTGTGGCGGAGCCTGGCGCGCCCCTCCGCAGCTCGGAAGGACTGTGACCGGCCCGGGCGCGTCCTGCGCCTCCGGGGGCGTCACCAGAGGCGCTGGCACCGCGCAGGGCAGCGGGGGCTGCGTGGGACACGGTCCCTGTGCGCGGGGGGTGACCCGGTTGCTACAAGTGTTCTCGTTCCCCCTATGGGATGAAACTCgctccccgcccctccccccccccccccgccgcccccccgcccggcgggtgtgtttgtgtgtcaCACACGGGCCGGCGCCACGTGCCATCATCGCGGGGTGTTTTGTATCGTGATGTGTTACAGGACAAGTTTTGGATAACCAGAGCCGGGCTCCTTGGCGCTTGTCAACGATAACAGATTTCTTCTGGTCCATAGCAGATTTTGTGGTCCTATTGTAAGTAGAATTAAATCTTTAGGTGAGCTTTATTTTAGATTTACCATAGGCGGAAGGTATGCAGTGCTATccagcaataaaaatgttaatttactTTTTAGCATTCCCTGTCTGCTGTCCCCAAAACATACATGAATGCTTTACTAGGAGTACGTGGCCTTGGTTATTAAGCGCTATAGTATCTATTTAACaaaaagcatatgaaaattGATGCTAACTTAATGGCagttcaaatgcattttcttacatttcttccatttaaatactgcaaaaagaaaaagcatatacTTTTGTTAAACAGCTAATTTCTAATACCTGAGGAGAATTTCTACTGGTGACAGTAGATTCTGGCTGTGTAAAAATAACCACACAGCAGTAATCACAGATGTATGGCCCCAGATCAAAGCCAGTTAAGAAACAAACGATGTATTCAGCAGTCCTTCATTATTTTAGTTATAGGTTTAGACTTTATGCATTTCTTGGATATTTaccagaaaatgagattttagtTTCAGCCTCACTGTAATTTTGGAATAACTTCAGATTTTATCTTCATATATAGGAGAAAAATTGCCAAGATTTATTAAACAACAGTGATCTTGAGAAGATACACTGTTATTCCTGAACActgcttgctgtttttcaggCCATTTCTTATCTTGCAATCCATATATTCAGAAACTGTATCTAGAAATCAGTTTACCTaactcctgttttatttttcagtttccagagTATTATTCAACCAGATTTGAGAAGAAGAGGCTATACGTCTTCCTCCTATTCCGGATACAATGATGGAAGAGGGTATTTTTCATATTCAcactaatttcttttttcctatctTAGCAAAATGACATAATGTATTCAGATTTCAGCTCTGATTTGTATTGAATCAGGTCACGTAAAAAGATTAAGATGTTGTTTATCTGCAGTACTTGGCCTGAAATCATTGATAACACATGGCTTTGGCTACCTGTAATAACAGTACAGGCTAACTCTCActgaaactatttttcaaaCCGGActaatagaaaatattaatttcaacTAATAAAATATTAGTATTCAACGGTTAGACATCTGTTGAATGTCTTCTTTTGTTAGACCTGCTTATGCTCAGCATTTGATTTACACTTTGTTATAGAGGTATCATTTCTATAAATGCTAGTtacttgtttatttgtttttaagggTTTGCCTAAATTTTTTGTAGGACTGTGTAAAAGCCTCAGTTAGCTGTGGCTTTCTCTTGTGAGACGAGATTAATTAGCACAGTTTGGATGAGAGAACTTCAGGTGAAAATGGGGTTGagttttttttacagcttttcacaTGAAACCCAAACAACTTTTTCCAGAGGTTCTAACTTTGTAGTTACTATAATTTAGAGACAGTGTTACTATATTTTTAGTGTAACAATTTAATGCCAGTTGAGTAGATGTTGTTtcccttgctttcttttcaggcCTCCAGCACATCCTCGCCGGAGGATGGGTCGAATAAATCACTGGGGTGGAGGCCCCAGTCCACCACCAATGGCTGGAGGTGGATGAGGAAGGTAATTCCAAGTCTGCTGTATCCTGCTttgaggttttgggttttttttaaataacaataataattgaAAGTTAAGGTAGAACAGAATGTTTTGTCCTCCTTTAGTGAAAGTTACCAAAACAGGGAGAGAATCAAAGTGACTAGATACTTtcagtaaaggagaaaaaaaaggaggatgcAGGGGTTAAAAGGTTTTGGCTCAGAAGTGGTGAGcctctatttttaattgcatagGAGTGGATATAGAAAGTGTAGCAACGATTTTTGAACACAGCTGATATGTACATTTTTATAACTTCTATTCTTTTTTGGCTGCTAATTTAAAGTCCTGTCCAGATCAGTTGTGAAACACTTTGCGTTTCTAATAGTTATGACAcgtgaggggttttttgtttaaaagtagaTACTTCTGAATAGAAAAGTAGGAAAACtaattaagtttttaaaagacttgtaaaaatctttttttcctgttacagtGAAATAGCTATGCAAATCTTGAATTCTAGTATAgcataaaaatcagaaatgcttAAAAAGGGGGgcaaaagccattttaaaagccttgttctttaaatttcttacaGTTGCCTGAACTTTAGTTGTTTTATTAATTAGCTTGGCTGGTGGGAGTTTCTTCTAACATTGAATATATGCATAGTATGACTTGATTTACTTTTAAGACTTAAGTAAATATTCCTTCTTCTTCATGAATCATTCCCTATTGCTACCGTAACaagttacaagaaaaaaaaaacacatgcagGTGGTTAATAACTGTAAATCTTATAGGAAATAGTTTATATTCCAAACCCCACATACATCGGTATTTCAGTTCCCTAGAAAAAGGATAAGCTTCTCCCcgttattttttttgttttcatttgggtttttttttcttttgactagACATCAGGCCAGCAAAGGCAGTGGGGAGGGCTTTTGGCCAATAATGGTAATGTGTAACCTGCTTTAGGAATAGAAGTTGCCTTTCACATGTCTCATTtagttaaattaaaaactgttttgttatAAAATTGTTACTTGCATAATTTTTATCTTGTAGAGAAAGGCCTTGTTGTGTTTCGATgtaattattactttattttttaggtAAATGCCTGCTGAAGAGGCAGGCAAAAGCATACACATCTGCAAGATGAAAGGGAAGGAATGTTTAGAGGTGGACCAAATGAGTTTGAATGTTGTGAATGTGTATGTCTAACTGGAAACTGTTCTGTGATATAAGCAGATTAATGAAGTTGTACTGGGAACTCCTTCAAGGATCCAGTGTAACTGAACTacagttttattaaatacatgttTACTGTCTAAAGTCTTTGTATAGTTTCTGAACATTTTATTGTAGTTGCAAAGTAATAAGTAAATTATATTTGGCTTGTCACAAGGCTGACTTTCTcatcatttttagaaaaaaaagtcgTGTGAAGTACAATAAGCCCTTTTCTATGCAAATAAGGAAGAATACATACTTATATTTGACACAGAAGATCCCTCAAGAATCACACTTAAAGTAGTGCTTCCTAATAGGTTTTGTACTTACTCTGTTTTTGTCAGTACTAACATTCTGTACTTTGCTATATTTACATGGTATTAATGATACTCtaacacacttttaaaatgcagtttacaaattttattttttttttacatcattgCCTTTTACAAAATCCCTTCCTTAAGGCCCATAACAGGTTATTTAACATGCCTGTTTTATAAGCATCTCTTGAAACCACTTTCTTTTCCGTTATAAATGTACTCAAATGTATAAAGCCTATCTGCTGTACAGATTTGGGTAAGCCCTTCCTTAAATTaggctttgtttttattacatgaagaaaaaggtATTGAACTCAAGTACTGAGTGCTAACACAGAAGAGTTACTTTCAAACAGTTAACTACCATTTAATTTAGTAACTAACTTTAACCTTAAAGTTAACTAATCATGCCATTTGAGGATGGGAGTTTCTTCTTCATTGTTTCTggattgtttggggttttttaatcagTTGGAGAGGGCTGCATCTATCTGAGATAAAATTAGCTGCCAAGAATCCAGATTACATTACCTTCTACGAGGTACCACTGCAAGTTATTTCCTTAAACCTCTCTAACCATCTCTTTATCAGGAAGTTGCAACATTCAACAACGCCCCTCGGTTCACCCAAGCATCTGCCGGCAAAAGCCAGCTCCTCACGGTGACACCGCCCCCTCGGCCGGGCCCGCGCCACGTACCCAGCACGTTACTTCCCGTTAACCTGGGCCTTTGCTCTAGCAAACACCCTCCTCAGCTCCCTCAGGCACCACGTCTGTATCGAGGCAGGCCCAGCCGCAGGCCAGCCCCGCGCAGGAGCCGTGCGGAGGAGGCCATCTGTGCAGTGGTTCTGAGGCCGCCGGCAGGCCGGTGCGGCCCCTTCTCCCGCCCCACCAACGGCTCAGCCGACCTGCCGCGGCGGCGGTGCCCCCCGGCCCTCCGCGCAGCGCCGCTCGCCCCCTCCGTGCCGCGGCCGGGGCAGTTCCCTGGGgcagccgctgccccccccgcagcccccggccaaGCCCTCGCCATACCTGCCCGAGGGGCGGGGCTGCGCGCGAGCCACCCACTTCCTGTCCGCCACTTCCGGTCCGTTCAGCCGCGGCTTCCGGGCGGCGCCGGCCCGGCGGGGAGCATGACCCAGGCGGAGAAGGGCGAGGCGGAGAACGGGAAGGACAAGGAGCGCGACCGGGAGCGCGAGCAGCGCGGCGTCAAGCGGCCCATCGTCCCCGCCGCCGTGCCTGAGTCCCTGCAGGAGGTGAGTCCcagccggcggggggggcggggccgcggctcCTCAAGGAGCCGCTCCCTCCGGCCGCGctggggcgggccgggccggccctTTTAAAGGCCTGGGCGCGGGgaggggccgcggggccgctaCTCACTGCCCCGCGCCTTGCGGTGCTTTCAGCAAATACAGAGCAACTTCATCGTGGTGATACACCCCGGCTCGACGACCCTGCGGCTCGGCAGGGCCACGGACACGCTGCCCGTGGGCATCCCGCACGTCATCGCGCGGCGGCACAAGCAGCCGGGACAGGCGGCCTACTGGGACAGCTGGCTCCTGCGCGACGGCCTCAACGTAAGCCGAGCCGCTCACCGTGCCGCAGCGGGTTTTAATTACCTATTTCTGCTGCGTTCTTGCTCGTGTAACGTCTGTATTTCCCAGAGAAGAATACGTCTCGCGGCAAAAcgttttccttttccatgtgCTGGAGGTGCCGCCTTACTCAAGTCAGTAATTTGCCCCAGGCTACCCTTGCATTTTGTCCGATTTGTTCGAAGTAAACTAAATTTAATGAATTGATAGGTGGAGGGTTTGTACATcctgcctcctctgctctgtggtCTGATATCACGCACAGTATTTCTGATTATAGAATGCCACTGTGGCACTAGAATTGGACTGCTTCATTCGTAAATGCATTGGGTACAAGTTGGTTTGTAACTTGGGTAACATAGCAAGTAATTCTAGTCCAGCATGCTCAATAAATATACATAGTGATCTGATTCATAATTTGTATCTGTACAAAAAATTGTTGATCAAATTAATGCCTCCGATATTAAACCTCACCTTTAAATAAGTGATATCTTTTTCAACAGTTTTGCTCCTACTTAGTATTTCTGAAGGTAAGGAGGTAATGTTCAGAGCTCATCACTCTGGAGATGAAGTCCAGCAGCCATTGAAATCAGTTAAAAGATTCAAGTTGACTTAGACAAATAGGTATTCAGAATGCTAATATAAAagagtttcttttaaaataagcgTGTGTTGGTTTTACATTGTACAAACCTCTGTCCTTTCCACAGTCTATCAACTACAGTAATTATTTCATTGTTAATAATAGTTTCAGTATTACAAATAGACAGGCATGTAGCTGGAAAGTATTTACATTGCgtatt
This genomic window contains:
- the SELENOK gene encoding selenoprotein K isoform X1, which translates into the protein MRSGEGQCRGAPAAAAMVYISNGQVLDNQSRAPWRLSTITDFFWSIADFVVLFFQSIIQPDLRRRGYTSSSYSGYNDGRGPPAHPRRRMGRINHWGGGPSPPPMAGGGUGR
- the SELENOK gene encoding selenoprotein K isoform X2, encoding MRSGEGQCRGAPAAAAMVYISNGQVLDNQSRAPWRLSTITDFFWSIADFVVLFFQSIIQPDLRRRGYTSSSYSGYNDGRGPPAHPRRRMGRINHWGGGPSPPPMAGGG